One region of Aquipuribacter hungaricus genomic DNA includes:
- the hrcA gene encoding heat-inducible transcriptional repressor HrcA, whose product MADDRRLEVLRAIVEDFVTTREPVGSKSLVERHALGVSPATIRNDMAVLEEQGYIAQPHTSAGRIPTDKGYRLFVDRLSEVRPMTAPERRAIRAFLDGAVGLDDVVDRTVRLLSQMTRQTAVVQYPSSSRASVRHVDLVPLPPERVLLVLIVSTGRVEQRLVDAPGHDGGTLEELRNRVNAAVVGKRLEVASTDVGALLDAPPYAPGSGEPGAAATAASVVAALADLLRSEREERIVVAGTSHLVRRGTEFPGELSTVLEALEEQVVLLRLMHDMAEEQADVAVRIGRETAHASLAQTAVVTSGYGSGDVLARLGVLGPTRMDYPTTIAAVRAVARYASRALEQ is encoded by the coding sequence GTGGCAGACGACCGCCGCCTGGAGGTCCTCCGCGCGATCGTGGAGGACTTCGTCACGACCAGGGAGCCCGTCGGCTCCAAGTCGCTCGTCGAGCGGCACGCCCTCGGGGTGAGCCCCGCGACGATCCGCAACGACATGGCGGTGCTGGAGGAGCAGGGCTACATCGCCCAGCCCCACACCAGCGCGGGGCGCATCCCCACCGACAAGGGCTACCGCCTGTTCGTCGACCGGCTCAGCGAGGTGCGCCCGATGACCGCCCCCGAGCGCCGGGCGATCCGGGCGTTCCTCGACGGCGCGGTGGGCCTGGACGACGTGGTCGACCGCACCGTGCGCCTGCTCAGCCAGATGACCCGGCAGACCGCGGTCGTGCAGTACCCGTCGAGCTCGCGCGCCTCGGTGCGCCACGTCGACCTCGTGCCGCTGCCGCCGGAGCGCGTCCTGCTCGTCCTCATCGTCTCCACCGGCCGGGTCGAGCAGCGCCTCGTCGACGCCCCCGGTCACGACGGCGGCACGCTGGAGGAGCTGCGCAACCGGGTCAACGCCGCCGTCGTCGGCAAGCGGCTCGAGGTCGCCTCCACCGACGTCGGGGCGCTGCTCGACGCGCCCCCGTACGCCCCCGGCTCCGGCGAGCCGGGCGCCGCCGCGACCGCCGCCTCGGTCGTCGCCGCGCTCGCGGACCTGCTCCGCTCCGAGCGCGAGGAGCGCATCGTCGTGGCCGGCACCAGCCACCTCGTCCGCCGCGGCACCGAGTTCCCCGGCGAGCTGTCCACGGTGCTGGAGGCGCTGGAGGAGCAGGTCGTCCTGCTGCGGCTCATGCACGACATGGCCGAGGAGCAGGCGGACGTCGCCGTGCGGATCGGCCGCGAGACCGCGCACGCCAGCCTCGCGCAGACCGCGGTCGTCACCAGCGGCTACGGCTCGGGCGACGTCCTCGCGCGCCTCGGCGTCCTCGGTCCGACCCGGA